The following proteins are co-located in the Carassius carassius chromosome 39, fCarCar2.1, whole genome shotgun sequence genome:
- the LOC132121558 gene encoding chromobox protein homolog 1-like, with product MSQTSEPSADVAVTEAPVSQSETKQSPAAKKQNKKKAEEVVEEEEEEYVVEKVLDRRVVKGKVEYLLKWKGFSDEDNTWEPEENLDCPDLIAEFLQSQKTAESGGKRRAESDGDGKETKKRKDEPEKLRGFARGLDPERIIGATDSSGELMFLMKWKNSDEADLVPAKEANVKCPQVVISFYEERLTWHSYPTEEEEKKDDKN from the exons ATGAGCCAAACGTCAGAGCCTTCAGCTGATGTTGCTGTGACTGAAG CTCCAGTTTCTCAGTCTGAAACCAAGCAATCACCAGCAgcgaagaaacaaaacaaaaagaaagcggAAGAAGTGgtggaggaagaagaagaggagtaTGTTGTGGAGAAGGTTCTGGATCGGCGTGTGGTGAAGGGAAAAGTGGAGTATCTCCTCAAGTGGAAAGGCTTTTCTGA cGAGGACAACACCTGGGAACCAGAGGAAAACCTAGACTGTCCTGACCTCATAGCAGAATTCCTCCAGTCACAGAAAACGGCTGAATCTGGAGGCAAGAGGCGGGCAGAGTCAGACGGAGATGGAAAGGAGACTAAAAAGCGCAAGGATGAG CCTGAGAAACTCAGAGGTTTTGCACGTGGTTTGGATCCTGAGAGGATTATTGGTGCTACAGACTCAAGTGGAGAACTCATGTTCCTCATGAAATG GAAAAACTCTGATGAAGCAGATTTAGTACCAGCCAAGGAGGCGAATGTTAAGTGTCCACAAGTGGTCATCTCCTTTTACGAGGAACGCCTCACCTGGCATTCATACCCCACtgaagaggaagagaagaagGATGACAaaaactag